In Solanum pennellii chromosome 3, SPENNV200, a single window of DNA contains:
- the LOC107012984 gene encoding NAC domain-containing protein 7 has translation MNSFSHIPPGFRFHPTDEELVDYYLKKKITSTRIDLDVIKEVNLYNIEPWDLQELCRIGREEEDEWYFFSHKDKKYPSGTRTNRATTAGFWKATGRDKAVYSNHDLIGMRKTLVFYKGRAPHGLKSDWIMHEYRLHTDPNGAHQEEGWVVCRVFKKKMASTRKESEKESPNNNDQVSFMPNHIVSQHNYPCKKELIDNLNYQIPIPSHHHQQQSPKLVPSTSISVYNNLQQSVSLLTREQVVDQVTDWRVLHKFVASQLSQEEENDYYSNTLHGVTDESNLNKQETVTENNSTASSCFQIDLWKL, from the exons atGAATTCGTTTTCACATATTCCTCCTGGCTTTCGGTTCCATCCAACTGATGAAGAACTTGTAGATTATTACCTCAAGAAGAAAATCACTTCAACAAGGATTGACCTAGATGTTATTAAAGAGGTGAACCTCTACAACATTGAACCATGGGATCTTCAAG AATTATGCAGAATAgggagagaagaagaagatgaatggTACTTCTTTAGCcacaaagataaaaaatatcCAAGTGGCACAAGAACCAATAGAGCTACAACAGCAGGATTTTGGAAAGCAACAGGAAGAGACAAGGCTGTATATTCCAATCATGACTTGATTGGCATGAGGAAGACCTTGGTTTTTTACAAAGGAAGGGCTCCTCATGGTCTAAAATCTGATTGGATTATGCATGAATATCGACTTCACACTGATCCAAATGGTGCCCATCAG GAAGAGGGATGGGTGGTGTGTAGAgttttcaagaagaaaatgGCAAGCACAAGGAAAGAAAGTGAGAAGGAGTCACCAAATAATAATGATCAAGTTTCATTCATGCCAAACCATATTGTCTCACAACACAATTACCCTTGCAAGAAGGAATTAATCGATAATTTGAATTACCAAATCCCAATCCCATCTCATCACcaccaacaacaaagtccaaaACTTGTTCCATCCACCTCAATTTCAGTGTACAATAATTTGCAACAGTCTGTCTCCCTTCTCACACGAGAACAAGTTGTTGATCAAGTGACCGATTGGCGAGTGCTCCATAAATTTGTAGCTTCTCAACTCAGCCAAGAGGAGGAAAATGACTATTACTCAAACACCTTACATGGTGTTACCGATGAATCGAATTTGAACAAACAAGAAACAGTCACGGAAAATAACTCCACTGCATCTTCTTGTTTTCAGATTGACCTGTGGAAGTTATAA
- the LOC107015493 gene encoding monocopper oxidase-like protein SKS1 yields the protein MASSSLLVHRLCCIALFFTLCFAADPFANFELEYSYITASPLGVPQQVVAVNGKFPGPILNVTTNYNVVVDVKNKLDEELLVTWSGIQMRRTSWQDGVLGTNCPIPTGGSNFTYQFQVKDQIGSFFYAPSINMQRAAGGFGSFIVTNRNIIPIPFSPPDGDIVIIIGDWYTRSHKSLRKDLDDGKQLGMPDGVLINGKGPYRYNTTLVPDGIDHETINVDPGKTYRVRVHNVGVSTCLNFRIQNHNLLLVETEGYYTSQQNYTSVDIHVGQSYTFLVTMDQNASSDYYIVASSRFVNQTIWQKVTGVGILHYSNSNGKAAGPLPDPPNDVYDTSYALNQAMSIRQNVSASGARPNPQGSFHYGQINVTDFYLLKSVPPVSIDGKLRATFNGISFKNPATPIRLADLYYVKGDYKLDFPTKPMNRPPKVDTSIINATYKGFIEIVLQNNDTVVQSFHMDGYSFFVVGMGFGEWTESNRGSYNRWDAISRSTTQVFPGGWTAVLVSLDNVGVWNLRAENLDRWYLGQETYMRIINPEDHSNKTEMQKPDNALYCGALAYMQKKQKVSSATTLFGSSGLHFTSLLVLSTVISLVS from the exons ATGGCTTCTTCTTCTCTACTTGTGCATCGTCTCTGTTGCATTGCTCTGTTTTTCACACTCTGCTTTGCCGCTGACCCTTTTGCTAATTTTGAATTGGAGTACTCTTATATCACCGCTTCTCCTCTTGGCGTTCCCCAACAG GTTGTAGCTGTGAATGGGAAATTTCCAGGTCCCATCCTTAATGTTACAACTAATTATAATGTTGTGGTGGATGTGAAGAACAAATTGGATGAAGAACTTCTTGTCACTTG GTCTGGAATTCAGATGCGACGCACTTCCTGGCAAGATGGTGTTCTTGGTACAAATTGCCCCATCCCTACGGGTGGATCGAACTTCACTTACCAGTTTCAAGTAAAGGATCAGATTGGTAGCTTTTTCTATGCTCCTTCCATCAACATGCAGAGGGCAGCTGGTGGTTTTGGTTCTTTTATTGTTACGAACCGTAATATTATCCCTATTCCCTTTAGTCCTCCTGATGGAGATATTGTGATAATTATTGGCGATTGGTACACCCGGAGCCATAAG TCTCTGAGGAAGGACCTTGATGATGGGAAGCAATTGGGGATGCCAGATGGAGTACTTATTAATGGCAAAGGCCCATACAGATACAACACGACGCTTGTACCTGATGGGATTGACCATGAAACCATAAATGTTGATCCAG GTAAAACCTATCGAGTTCGGGTGCACAATGTTGGAGTCTCCACTTGTTTGAATTTTAGGattcaaaatcataatttacTCTTGGTGGAGACGGAGGGATATTACACTTCACAGCAAAATTATACTAGTGTAGATATTCATGTTGGGCAGTCGTACACATTTTTGGTTACCATGGATCAGAATGCAAGTAGTGATTACTACATTGTGGCGAGTTCTAGGTTTGTAAATCAAACAATCTGGCAAAAAGTAACTGGTGTTGGTATTTTGCATTATTCCAACTCCAATGGAAAGGCAGCTGGACCCCTTCCAGACCCTCCAAATGATGTATATGACACATCGTATGCGCTGAATCAGGCCATGTCCATAAG GCAAAATGTTTCTGCAAGTGGAGCTCGACCGAATCCTCAAGGATCTTTCCACTATGGTCAAATTAATGTCACAGATTTTTATTTGCTAAAGAGTGTGCCACCAGTGTCAATTGATGGAAAGCTTCGAGCTACCTTTAATGGGATTTCATTCAAAAATCCTGCTACTCCAATTAGGCTTGCTGATCTGTACTATGTGAAGGGTGATTACAAGCTTGATTTCCCAACTAAGCCAATGAACAGACCACCCAAGGTGGACACGTCCATTATCAATGCCACATACAAGGGATTTATAGAAATCGTATTGCAGAACAATGACACTGTAGTCCAGAGCTTTCACATGGATGGTTACTCATTCTTTGTTGTTGG GATGGGCTTTGGAGAGTGGACAGAGAGCAACAGGGGATCTTATAATAGATGGGATGCAATTTCCCGGTCTACGACTCAG GTTTTTCCTGGAGGATGGACAGCAGTTTTGGTATCTCTCGACAATGTAGGGGTGTGGAACCTCAGAGCAGAAAACCTGGACAGGTGGTACTTAGGGCAGGAAACGTATATGAGAATTATCAATCCTGAAGATCATAGCAACAAAACAGAAATGCAAAAGCCTGACAATGCTCTGTACTGTGGTGCCCTTGCTTATATGCAAAA GAAACAGAAAGTATCTTCAGCGACAACCCTATTTGGAAGCTCGGGGTTACATTTTACATCGTTGTTGGTACTCTCTACTGTCATCAGTCTTGTATCCTAG